A region from the Mycolicibacterium litorale genome encodes:
- a CDS encoding SDR family oxidoreductase: protein MTSTTLGNILITGGASGLGAATVKAVRQHGGTPLVLDVNPLPAEFGDDIVFVQCDLADTDAVEAAVRELADRVDGQVHGVLTAAGTDACGKLADVSVKDWERVIHVNLLGTAAVVRSALPYLKATHGRIVTVASTLGIKAVSDATAYCASKFGVIGFTRALAAELAGEVGVTTLIPGGMHTAFFDNRDDQYKPPPDAKLNQPENVAETVIFALTQPAGCEVRELVVCASTESSWP from the coding sequence ATGACCTCCACGACACTCGGCAACATCCTCATCACCGGCGGCGCGTCGGGGCTGGGCGCGGCGACCGTCAAAGCCGTTCGGCAGCACGGCGGTACCCCGCTCGTGCTCGACGTCAACCCGCTGCCCGCCGAGTTCGGCGACGACATCGTGTTCGTCCAGTGCGACCTCGCCGACACCGACGCCGTCGAGGCCGCGGTGCGCGAGCTGGCCGACCGGGTGGACGGTCAGGTGCACGGGGTGCTCACCGCCGCGGGCACCGATGCGTGCGGCAAGCTCGCCGACGTCTCCGTCAAGGACTGGGAACGGGTCATCCACGTCAACCTGCTCGGCACGGCCGCGGTGGTGCGTTCCGCGCTGCCGTACCTCAAGGCGACCCACGGTCGCATCGTCACGGTGGCGTCCACACTGGGGATCAAGGCGGTCAGCGATGCGACCGCCTACTGCGCGTCGAAGTTCGGTGTCATCGGCTTCACCCGCGCGCTGGCCGCCGAGCTGGCCGGCGAAGTCGGGGTGACCACCCTGATCCCCGGCGGCATGCACACCGCCTTCTTCGACAACCGCGACGACCAGTACAAGCCGCCGCCGGACGCGAAGCTGAACCAGCCCGAGAACGTGGCGGAGACAGTGATCTTCGCGCTCACCCAGCCCGCCGGATGCGAGGTGCGCGAGTTGGTGGTGTGCGCCTCGACGGAGTCCTCGTGGCCCTGA
- a CDS encoding glycosyltransferase family 9 protein: MALSDPAGSDTVLVLRALGLGDLLTAVPALRGLRRARPDARIVLAAPERYAELALLTGAVDAVEPTSGLGALRPLDTPPALAVNLHGSGPESIRDLLALTPGSILSYRHDAFPDVAGPPWRADIHEVDRWCGLLEWAGMPCDPADLRIARPPGPPDRTGVTVIHPGAAFPSRRWPPERFAAVASALRDDGHEVVITGDDKERDLARSVADQAGLPRSSVLAGRLGLLELVALIGDCRLLVCGDTGVGHIATATGTPSVLLFGPTPPSRWGPRGDGPHVVLWAGGEGDPHGDAPDPGLLALTESEVLAAVDALSKERV; this comes from the coding sequence GTGGCCCTGAGCGACCCTGCCGGAAGCGACACCGTCCTGGTGTTGCGGGCACTCGGGCTCGGCGATCTGCTCACCGCGGTGCCCGCGCTGCGTGGGCTGCGCCGTGCCCGTCCGGACGCCCGGATCGTGTTGGCCGCCCCGGAGCGCTACGCCGAACTGGCCTTGCTGACCGGCGCGGTCGACGCGGTCGAGCCCACCTCCGGGTTGGGCGCGCTTCGTCCGCTCGACACCCCGCCGGCACTGGCGGTGAACCTGCACGGCAGCGGCCCCGAGAGCATCCGCGATCTGCTGGCCCTCACTCCGGGCTCGATCCTCAGCTACCGCCACGACGCGTTCCCCGATGTCGCGGGGCCGCCGTGGCGGGCCGACATCCACGAGGTGGACCGCTGGTGCGGGCTCCTCGAGTGGGCCGGGATGCCGTGTGATCCGGCCGATCTGCGAATCGCACGGCCACCCGGCCCCCCCGATCGCACCGGCGTCACCGTCATCCATCCCGGTGCCGCATTCCCGTCCCGCCGTTGGCCGCCCGAACGGTTCGCCGCGGTGGCCTCGGCATTGCGCGACGACGGTCACGAGGTGGTGATCACCGGAGACGACAAGGAACGGGACCTGGCCCGCAGCGTGGCCGACCAGGCGGGTCTGCCTCGGAGTTCGGTGCTGGCGGGCCGCCTCGGGCTGCTGGAACTGGTGGCGCTGATCGGTGACTGCCGGTTGCTGGTGTGCGGGGACACCGGGGTCGGCCACATCGCCACCGCCACCGGCACCCCCTCGGTGCTGTTGTTCGGGCCGACGCCGCCGAGCCGCTGGGGTCCGCGCGGCGACGGCCCCCACGTCGTGCTGTGGGCGGGCGGCGAGGGCGACCCCCACGGCGACGCGCCCGACCCAGGTCTGTTGGCGCTCACCGAATCCGAGGTGCTGGCCGCGGTGGACGCGCTGTCGAAGGAGCGGGTGTGA
- a CDS encoding UDP-glucose dehydrogenase family protein — MRVGVIGAGYVGLTSAVCLAERGHHTVCVDVDEARVRQLSSGVATIDEPDLPELLERGLRTDTLRFTTSYRALADRDVVFVCVSTPSMPDGSADLRAVDAAVGELATVLRAGAVVAVKSTVPVGTTRRLADRLRPNGIHVVSSPEFLRESHAIGDFRHPDRILIGSDDDTGEGGPADLVASLYPPGRVLKMSPESAELAKYASNAFLAVKISYTNSLAELCARVGADITDVTRCMGADMRIGAHFLQAGPGWGGSCLPKDTAALLHTGREYGVALPEVQSARTTNAAQAVRIADAVGRTIGTPTTEARVAALGLTFKAGTSDVRDSPSLTVCGELIARGAQLTAYDPRLAAIDGEMLRAAAIVGVDDPYLATKGADAIVVLTEWPQFCELDWARIAEQAPGAVVVDTRNLLDAAMLRELGLTYLGNGTGGGF; from the coding sequence ATGCGGGTGGGCGTGATCGGCGCCGGGTACGTGGGCCTCACCAGTGCGGTGTGTCTGGCCGAACGCGGGCATCACACGGTGTGCGTCGACGTCGACGAGGCCCGGGTGCGTCAGCTGTCGAGCGGTGTGGCGACGATCGACGAACCTGATCTGCCCGAACTGCTCGAGCGGGGATTGCGCACCGACACCCTGCGCTTCACCACGAGCTACCGCGCGCTGGCCGACCGCGACGTCGTGTTCGTCTGCGTGTCCACGCCGAGCATGCCCGACGGTTCGGCGGATCTGCGGGCGGTCGACGCCGCCGTCGGTGAACTCGCGACCGTGCTGCGGGCGGGGGCGGTGGTGGCGGTCAAGTCGACGGTGCCGGTGGGCACCACCCGCCGGCTGGCCGACCGCCTGCGGCCCAACGGGATCCATGTCGTCTCGAGTCCGGAGTTCCTGCGCGAGAGCCACGCCATCGGCGACTTCCGCCACCCCGACCGGATCCTGATCGGCAGCGACGACGACACCGGCGAGGGCGGCCCCGCCGATCTGGTGGCCTCGCTGTACCCGCCGGGCCGGGTGCTGAAGATGAGCCCGGAGAGCGCGGAGCTCGCCAAGTACGCGAGCAACGCGTTCCTGGCGGTGAAGATCTCGTATACGAACTCGCTGGCCGAACTGTGCGCCCGGGTCGGCGCCGACATCACCGACGTCACCCGGTGCATGGGCGCCGACATGCGCATCGGCGCGCACTTCCTGCAGGCCGGCCCGGGCTGGGGCGGGTCCTGCCTGCCGAAGGACACCGCCGCCCTGCTGCACACCGGACGCGAGTACGGCGTCGCCCTGCCCGAGGTGCAATCCGCCCGCACCACGAATGCGGCGCAGGCGGTGCGCATCGCCGACGCCGTGGGCCGCACGATCGGCACGCCGACCACCGAGGCGCGGGTCGCCGCGCTGGGGCTGACGTTCAAGGCGGGGACCAGCGATGTGCGCGACTCGCCGTCGTTGACCGTGTGCGGCGAGTTGATCGCGCGCGGCGCACAGCTGACCGCCTACGACCCGCGGCTGGCCGCGATCGACGGCGAGATGTTGCGTGCGGCAGCGATTGTCGGTGTCGACGATCCGTATCTGGCCACCAAGGGTGCCGACGCGATCGTGGTGCTCACCGAGTGGCCGCAGTTCTGTGAACTGGACTGGGCGCGCATCGCCGAGCAGGCACCCGGTGCGGTGGTCGTCGACACCCGCAACCTGCTCGACGCCGCGATGCTGCGGGAACTGGGCCTGACCTACCTCGGCAACGGCACCGGCGGCGGGTTCTAG
- a CDS encoding DNA topoisomerase IB has product MRLRRSVVNGPGLRRVRRGKGFSYQDQNGETITDAATLDRINALVIPPAWKKVWISPHHNGHIQAVGTDAAGRRQYLYHQQWQEERNEEKFDRVLQMSAALPEMRRQVAADLAGRGWQRDRVLALALHLLDLGYFRAGGEQYAEENNSFGIATLLCEHVKLQRQAVEFDYPAKSGVRRTLVIDDPEVVKAVRALLRHPDRPERLLACRNAEGWAEIHSDDLNVRFKELVGDEYSVKDLRTWHGTVLAAAAFVDADPPVNKTVIKRVESAVMKEVSEALGNTPAVARASYVDPRVVTGYESGLTIAAAARRAERAKRPDERQAILERSTARLIRRVAKS; this is encoded by the coding sequence ATGCGACTTCGGCGCAGCGTAGTCAACGGCCCGGGACTGCGCCGGGTCCGGCGTGGCAAGGGGTTCTCGTATCAGGACCAGAACGGCGAGACGATCACCGACGCGGCGACACTCGACCGGATCAACGCCCTGGTGATCCCGCCGGCGTGGAAGAAGGTGTGGATCAGCCCCCACCACAACGGGCACATCCAGGCGGTCGGCACCGACGCGGCGGGGCGTCGCCAATACCTCTACCACCAGCAGTGGCAGGAGGAACGCAACGAGGAGAAGTTCGACCGGGTGCTGCAGATGTCGGCGGCGCTGCCCGAGATGCGCAGGCAGGTCGCCGCCGACCTCGCCGGGCGGGGCTGGCAGCGCGACCGGGTCCTCGCGCTGGCGCTGCATCTGCTCGACCTCGGCTACTTCCGCGCCGGCGGTGAGCAGTACGCGGAGGAGAACAACTCGTTCGGCATCGCGACGCTACTGTGTGAACACGTCAAGCTGCAGCGCCAGGCCGTGGAGTTCGACTACCCCGCCAAGAGCGGGGTGCGGCGCACCCTGGTGATCGACGACCCCGAGGTGGTGAAGGCGGTGCGGGCGCTGCTGCGCCATCCGGACCGGCCGGAGCGTCTGCTGGCGTGCCGAAATGCCGAGGGGTGGGCGGAGATCCACTCCGACGACCTCAACGTCCGATTCAAGGAACTGGTCGGCGACGAGTACTCGGTCAAGGATCTGCGCACCTGGCACGGCACGGTGCTGGCGGCCGCCGCGTTCGTCGACGCCGATCCTCCCGTGAACAAGACGGTGATCAAACGGGTCGAATCGGCGGTGATGAAAGAGGTGTCCGAGGCGCTCGGCAACACCCCCGCGGTGGCGCGCGCCTCGTACGTGGACCCCCGGGTGGTGACCGGCTACGAGTCCGGGCTGACGATCGCGGCGGCCGCGCGCCGGGCCGAGCGCGCCAAACGGCCCGACGAGCGCCAGGCCATCCTCGAACGGAGCACCGCCCGGTTGATCCGCAGAGTCGCGAAAAGCTAG
- a CDS encoding ATP-binding protein: MAEVVNQHNGQANADRSVELRVAATLENLAVLRTLVAAVGTFEDLDFDAVSDLRLAVDEACTRLIRSAVPKSTLVVVVHPNDSEVVVDASTTCQNTDILAPGSFSWHVLSSLTDDVRTFSDGHGAEDGQVFGISLTTRRASSLR; the protein is encoded by the coding sequence ATGGCCGAGGTCGTCAATCAGCACAACGGGCAGGCCAACGCCGACCGTTCAGTGGAGCTGCGTGTCGCGGCGACGCTGGAGAACCTGGCGGTGCTGCGCACCCTCGTCGCCGCTGTGGGCACCTTCGAAGACCTCGATTTCGACGCGGTCTCCGATCTGCGGCTCGCGGTCGACGAAGCGTGCACCCGGCTGATCCGCTCGGCCGTTCCGAAGTCGACGCTCGTGGTCGTCGTGCACCCCAACGACTCCGAGGTCGTGGTCGACGCGTCGACGACCTGTCAGAACACCGACATCCTCGCGCCGGGCAGCTTCAGCTGGCATGTGCTCAGCTCGCTGACCGATGACGTGCGCACCTTCTCCGACGGCCATGGCGCCGAAGACGGTCAGGTATTCGGCATCTCGCTGACGACGAGACGAGCGAGTTCGTTGCGGTGA
- a CDS encoding RNA polymerase sigma factor SigF: MTPSSAQGSSPRQNSEYSDVAAMFRELQQLTPDTPTFQRQRDRIVERCLPLADHIARRFDGRGEPRDDLVQVARVGLVNAVIRFDVDAGSDFVSFAVPTIMGEVRRHFRDNSWSVKVPRRLKELHLRLGSATAELSQRLGRAPTASELAEELGMDRDEVVEGLVAGSSYNTLSIDSGGNSGNEDAPAIADTLGDVDMGLDQIENREALRPLLAALPERERMVLLLRFFENLTQTQIAERVGISQMHVSRLLAKSLTRLRDQLQ; the protein is encoded by the coding sequence GTGACGCCATCGTCGGCACAGGGTTCGTCGCCACGACAGAACTCTGAGTACTCGGACGTGGCCGCCATGTTCCGGGAGCTTCAGCAGCTCACCCCGGACACCCCCACGTTCCAGCGCCAGCGCGACCGGATCGTCGAGCGCTGCCTGCCGCTGGCCGATCACATCGCCCGCCGCTTCGACGGTCGCGGCGAACCGCGCGACGACCTCGTCCAGGTCGCCCGCGTCGGCCTGGTCAACGCGGTGATCCGCTTCGACGTCGACGCCGGATCGGATTTCGTGTCCTTCGCGGTGCCCACCATCATGGGTGAGGTCCGGCGCCACTTCCGGGACAACAGCTGGTCGGTGAAGGTGCCTCGCCGGCTCAAGGAACTGCACCTGCGGCTGGGGTCGGCCACCGCCGAACTGTCCCAGCGGTTGGGCCGCGCGCCGACGGCCAGCGAGCTGGCCGAGGAACTCGGCATGGACCGCGACGAGGTGGTCGAAGGTCTGGTCGCCGGCAGCTCCTACAACACCCTGTCCATCGACAGCGGCGGCAACAGCGGCAACGAGGACGCCCCCGCGATCGCCGACACGCTCGGCGACGTCGACATGGGACTCGATCAGATCGAGAACCGCGAGGCGTTGCGGCCGCTGCTGGCCGCCCTGCCCGAGCGCGAACGCATGGTGCTGTTGCTGCGGTTCTTCGAGAACCTCACGCAGACCCAGATCGCTGAACGCGTGGGCATCTCACAGATGCACGTGTCGCGGCTGTTGGCGAAATCGCTGACGCGGCTCCGCGACCAGTTGCAGTAG
- a CDS encoding STAS domain-containing protein, producing the protein MSSSLTRPTSHVELITCHTARFEVAAAPPSATVVTARGELDAANAQHFADFALRHAEQQLVLDLTGVEFFGTSGFSALHTLNVRCAGSNIDWVLVPSAAVSRLLRICDPDAALPWSESVEAALTALRDDARPLLQLVAEPRQRFRQQPRHVHL; encoded by the coding sequence ATGTCGTCTTCCCTCACCCGGCCGACGTCTCACGTCGAGCTCATCACGTGCCACACCGCCCGCTTCGAGGTGGCAGCGGCGCCACCGTCGGCAACGGTCGTCACCGCCCGCGGCGAACTCGACGCCGCCAACGCCCAGCACTTCGCCGACTTCGCCCTGCGCCACGCCGAGCAGCAGCTGGTCCTCGACCTCACGGGAGTCGAGTTCTTCGGCACCTCAGGGTTTTCCGCACTGCACACGCTCAATGTGCGCTGCGCGGGGTCGAACATCGACTGGGTCCTGGTGCCCAGCGCGGCGGTCAGTCGGCTGCTGCGGATCTGCGATCCGGACGCCGCGCTGCCGTGGTCGGAGTCCGTCGAGGCCGCACTCACCGCGCTGCGGGACGACGCGCGCCCCCTACTGCAACTGGTCGCGGAGCCGCGTCAGCGATTTCGCCAACAGCCGCGACACGTGCATCTGTGA
- a CDS encoding nucleotidyltransferase family protein — translation MPKVLAYDGLWLRTAVEALFAGGCADVVVVLGAAVVDVPEPARAVVAADWADGLSASVRAGMAAAGAADAAVLHTVDTPDVGADVVRRVLAAARSAAGGVARAVYGGRPGHPVVVARRHWPALLASLHGDDGARPFLRDRDDVVTVECGDLATGADVDEP, via the coding sequence ATGCCCAAAGTTCTTGCCTATGACGGGCTTTGGCTGCGCACGGCGGTCGAGGCGCTGTTCGCCGGCGGATGCGCCGACGTCGTGGTGGTGCTGGGCGCCGCGGTGGTGGACGTGCCGGAGCCGGCCAGGGCGGTGGTGGCCGCGGACTGGGCCGACGGGTTGAGCGCATCGGTCCGCGCGGGGATGGCGGCGGCGGGTGCCGCCGACGCCGCGGTGCTGCACACCGTCGACACCCCCGATGTCGGGGCCGACGTGGTGCGGCGCGTCCTGGCGGCGGCGCGTTCGGCGGCCGGCGGAGTGGCCAGGGCCGTCTACGGTGGCAGACCCGGTCACCCCGTGGTGGTGGCGCGGCGACACTGGCCCGCGCTGCTCGCCTCCCTGCACGGTGACGACGGTGCGCGGCCGTTCCTGCGCGATCGCGACGATGTCGTCACCGTGGAGTGCGGCGACCTCGCCACGGGCGCCGACGTGGACGAACCCTGA
- a CDS encoding alpha/beta fold hydrolase produces the protein MPTITTDDGVEIFYKDWGSGQPIVFSHGWPLSSDDWDTQMLFFLGHGYRVVAHDRRGHGRSTQTADGHDMDHYADDLAAVVEHLDLRDAVHVGHSTGGGEVAHYLARHGEGRAAKAALISAVPPLMVQTESNPGGLPKSVFDDLQAQLAANRSEFYRALPSGPFYGFNRPGAEPSEAIIQNWWRQGMMGGAKAHYDGIVAFSQTDFTEDLKKISVPVLVMHGDDDQIVPYEDSAPLSAKLLANGTLKTYAGFPHGMPTTEADTINADLLEFIRS, from the coding sequence ATGCCCACCATCACCACCGACGACGGTGTCGAGATCTTTTACAAGGACTGGGGGTCGGGCCAGCCCATCGTCTTCAGCCACGGCTGGCCGCTGTCGTCGGACGACTGGGACACCCAGATGCTGTTCTTCCTCGGGCACGGCTACCGCGTGGTCGCGCACGACCGCCGCGGCCACGGCCGCTCCACCCAGACCGCCGACGGCCACGACATGGACCACTACGCCGACGACCTGGCCGCCGTGGTCGAACACCTCGACCTGCGCGACGCCGTCCATGTCGGACACTCCACCGGCGGCGGGGAAGTGGCGCACTACCTCGCCCGCCACGGCGAGGGGCGCGCCGCCAAGGCCGCCCTGATCAGCGCGGTACCGCCGCTGATGGTGCAGACCGAGAGCAATCCCGGCGGGCTGCCCAAGTCCGTGTTCGACGATCTGCAGGCACAGTTGGCCGCCAACCGTTCCGAGTTCTACCGGGCGCTGCCGTCGGGACCGTTCTACGGATTCAACCGCCCGGGCGCCGAGCCGTCGGAGGCGATCATCCAGAACTGGTGGCGGCAGGGCATGATGGGCGGCGCCAAGGCGCACTACGACGGGATCGTCGCGTTCTCGCAGACCGATTTCACCGAGGACCTCAAGAAGATCAGCGTCCCGGTGCTGGTCATGCACGGCGACGACGACCAGATCGTGCCCTACGAGGACTCCGCGCCGCTGTCGGCGAAGCTGCTGGCCAACGGCACGCTCAAGACCTACGCCGGCTTCCCGCACGGGATGCCCACCACCGAGGCCGACACCATCAACGCCGACCTGCTGGAGTTCATCCGCTCCTGA
- a CDS encoding GntR family transcriptional regulator — translation MTGVIRAPKSYLVRTELDSLLAGLDVGDPVPAERELALRFGVARETVRQALHELLVEGRIERRGRGTVVSRPKLVQPLSLRSYTEGAVRMGRTPGRLPVSWDDVRADADTAAALGVRRGAKVMHLERVLLADGDRIGLESTYLTVQRFGWLRESFDPTTSLYAALRASGVEFGAALERIETALPSPREADLLGTTTAMPVLMLNRRTVDTDDHPIEVVRAIYRGDRVAFEALLADR, via the coding sequence ATGACCGGTGTGATCCGCGCCCCGAAGTCCTATCTGGTGCGCACCGAACTCGACAGCCTGCTGGCGGGGTTGGACGTCGGCGATCCGGTGCCCGCCGAACGGGAACTGGCCCTGCGCTTCGGCGTCGCCAGGGAGACAGTGCGGCAGGCCCTTCACGAATTGCTCGTCGAAGGGCGCATCGAACGCCGCGGCCGCGGCACCGTGGTGTCGAGACCCAAACTGGTGCAACCGCTCTCGCTACGGTCCTACACCGAGGGCGCGGTACGAATGGGCCGCACCCCCGGCCGGTTGCCGGTGTCGTGGGACGACGTCCGCGCCGACGCCGACACGGCGGCCGCGCTCGGTGTGCGTCGCGGCGCCAAGGTCATGCACCTCGAACGCGTGCTGCTGGCCGACGGTGACCGGATCGGCCTGGAGAGCACCTACCTGACGGTCCAGCGGTTCGGCTGGCTGCGCGAGTCGTTCGACCCGACCACGTCGCTTTATGCGGCGTTGCGCGCATCCGGGGTCGAGTTCGGCGCCGCACTCGAGCGGATCGAGACGGCGCTGCCGTCGCCGCGCGAGGCCGATCTGCTCGGCACCACGACGGCGATGCCGGTGCTCATGCTGAACCGGCGCACGGTCGACACCGACGACCACCCGATCGAGGTCGTGCGGGCGATCTACCGCGGCGATCGGGTGGCCTTCGAGGCGCTGCTCGCCGACCGGTGA
- a CDS encoding HD family phosphohydrolase, whose protein sequence is MSVPEQTRAVLESLRGVWDEEDVDELDHALQAAAQAIADGADDGLVLAAALHDIGHSPLLATESDTHDRVARAWLTPRFGARVGWLAGAHVAAKRHLVATEPGYADGLSAVSVASLRAQGGAAVDPAMTGHPWWPDALRLRRYDDAAKDPAARGADIETVIAVAHRVAAARMQP, encoded by the coding sequence GTGTCCGTGCCGGAGCAGACGAGAGCCGTGCTCGAATCGCTGCGCGGCGTCTGGGACGAGGAAGACGTCGACGAACTCGACCACGCGCTGCAGGCTGCGGCGCAGGCGATCGCCGACGGCGCCGACGACGGACTCGTGCTGGCCGCGGCATTGCACGACATCGGCCACAGTCCATTGCTGGCAACCGAATCCGACACGCACGACCGGGTCGCGCGCGCATGGCTCACACCCCGCTTCGGCGCTCGCGTCGGCTGGCTGGCCGGCGCGCACGTCGCCGCCAAACGCCACCTCGTCGCGACCGAACCGGGCTACGCGGACGGCCTGTCGGCCGTCTCCGTCGCGTCGTTGCGGGCACAGGGCGGCGCCGCGGTGGATCCGGCGATGACCGGCCATCCGTGGTGGCCGGACGCGCTGCGGTTGCGACGCTACGACGACGCCGCCAAGGACCCGGCGGCCCGCGGCGCCGACATCGAGACCGTCATCGCCGTGGCACACCGCGTGGCCGCCGCGCGGATGCAACCATGA
- a CDS encoding TIGR03364 family FAD-dependent oxidoreductase: MQVTIIGGGILGTMHAFEAVRRGHRVVHLEREAEARGATVRNFGLVWVSGRTGAELTATLRSRELWERLGALVPGVGFRAAGSLTLLRTPAEVAVAEQAAARADAADRGFTLVDPDEARALNPALRGKFLGALHCSQDAAVESRQALPAVRAYLAATGRYTFLPGTEARAVDGRRVRDDHGRCHDGDLVIVCAGAAHGGLVRELAGELPVRRVRLQMMQTAPLGEALTTAIADGDSMRYYPGFAGPALDDLTRIQPRDVVAEQHHMQLLCVQRLHGGLTIGDTHEYAEPFAFDVMQDPYGYLAGLVEELLGRELPPIERRWAGVYSQCVDPGELVCRRSPADGVHVVTGPGGRGMTLGPVVAEQTADLIGL; encoded by the coding sequence ATGCAGGTCACGATCATCGGCGGCGGAATCCTCGGCACCATGCACGCATTCGAGGCGGTGCGCCGCGGCCACCGTGTCGTCCACCTGGAACGCGAGGCCGAGGCGCGCGGCGCCACGGTGCGCAACTTCGGACTGGTGTGGGTGTCGGGGCGCACGGGAGCCGAGCTCACCGCGACGCTGCGGTCCCGCGAGCTGTGGGAGCGGCTGGGGGCGCTGGTTCCGGGCGTCGGCTTCCGCGCCGCGGGCTCGCTCACGCTGCTGCGCACACCGGCCGAGGTGGCCGTGGCCGAGCAGGCGGCCGCCCGCGCCGACGCCGCCGACCGCGGCTTCACGCTGGTCGACCCCGACGAGGCCCGGGCGCTCAACCCGGCCCTTCGTGGGAAATTCCTTGGCGCCCTGCACTGTTCGCAAGACGCGGCCGTCGAGTCGCGGCAGGCGCTGCCCGCGGTGCGCGCCTATCTGGCTGCCACCGGGCGCTACACGTTCCTGCCGGGTACGGAAGCACGCGCAGTGGACGGGCGCCGGGTGCGCGACGACCACGGCCGCTGCCACGACGGGGACCTCGTCATCGTGTGCGCGGGTGCCGCGCACGGTGGGCTTGTCCGCGAGCTGGCCGGCGAGCTGCCGGTACGCCGGGTCCGTTTGCAGATGATGCAGACCGCGCCGCTGGGGGAGGCGCTCACCACCGCGATCGCCGACGGCGACAGCATGCGGTACTACCCCGGTTTCGCCGGCCCCGCGCTCGACGACCTCACGCGCATCCAGCCCCGGGACGTGGTGGCCGAACAGCACCACATGCAGCTGCTGTGTGTACAGCGTCTGCACGGCGGTCTGACCATCGGCGACACCCACGAATACGCCGAGCCGTTCGCCTTCGACGTGATGCAGGATCCCTACGGCTATCTCGCCGGGCTGGTCGAGGAGTTGCTCGGCCGCGAACTACCACCCATCGAGCGGCGCTGGGCCGGCGTCTACAGCCAGTGCGTCGACCCCGGTGAGCTGGTGTGCCGCCGTTCGCCGGCGGACGGCGTGCACGTGGTGACCGGCCCGGGCGGCCGGGGGATGACGCTGGGCCCGGTGGTGGCCGAACAGACCGCCGATCTGATCGGGCTGTGA
- a CDS encoding phosphate/phosphite/phosphonate ABC transporter substrate-binding protein, protein MFDRLTRPARTAACAVASAALLLAGCSSSDSGPEATNDQGFPDTITLAAIPAENSADMRGSYEPLIALLEKETGSTVEFVQASDYAGVIEGMIAENVDLAFFGPFAYVVAGLNGAEITPVGAVIAEEGAEPGYQSYGLARSDNAAVNGLADFAGKKVCFVDPGSTSGFLYPSAGLIESGVITSGSEADISAAMTPIFAGSHDASALSIKNGDCDAGFAFDSMVDETMIQKGDLAPGDLKTVWKSEMIAGSVFAANDALGQESIDKLKTIFSEKANAKAMAAEGFCEGDACLITDERAWGVVPVEDSAYDGVRKVCEITGSEKCKA, encoded by the coding sequence ATGTTTGATCGCCTCACCCGTCCGGCGCGCACGGCCGCGTGCGCCGTCGCGAGCGCGGCCCTTCTGCTCGCCGGATGTTCGAGCTCGGACTCCGGTCCGGAGGCCACCAACGACCAGGGCTTCCCCGACACCATCACGCTCGCCGCCATCCCCGCCGAGAACTCCGCGGACATGCGCGGCAGCTACGAGCCGCTGATCGCACTGCTCGAGAAGGAGACCGGCTCCACCGTCGAGTTCGTCCAGGCGTCGGACTACGCCGGTGTGATCGAGGGCATGATCGCCGAGAACGTCGACCTCGCGTTCTTCGGCCCGTTCGCGTACGTGGTGGCCGGTCTCAACGGCGCCGAGATCACCCCGGTCGGCGCCGTGATCGCCGAAGAAGGCGCCGAGCCGGGCTACCAGTCCTACGGCTTGGCGCGTTCGGACAACGCCGCGGTCAACGGGCTCGCCGATTTCGCGGGCAAGAAGGTGTGCTTCGTCGACCCCGGTTCCACCTCCGGCTTCCTCTACCCGTCGGCGGGGCTGATCGAGTCAGGCGTCATCACGTCCGGCTCCGAAGCCGACATCTCGGCCGCCATGACACCGATCTTCGCGGGAAGCCACGACGCCTCGGCGCTGTCGATCAAGAACGGCGACTGCGACGCGGGCTTCGCGTTCGACAGCATGGTCGACGAGACCATGATCCAGAAGGGGGATCTGGCGCCCGGTGACCTCAAGACGGTGTGGAAGTCGGAGATGATCGCCGGGTCGGTGTTCGCCGCCAACGACGCGCTGGGCCAGGAGTCCATCGACAAACTCAAGACCATCTTCTCCGAGAAGGCCAACGCGAAAGCGATGGCGGCCGAAGGATTCTGCGAGGGTGACGCCTGTCTGATCACCGACGAACGGGCCTGGGGTGTGGTGCCGGTCGAGGACTCCGCGTACGACGGCGTGCGCAAGGTCTGTGAGATCACCGGCTCCGAGAAGTGCAAGGCCTGA